The following coding sequences are from one Primulina eburnea isolate SZY01 unplaced genomic scaffold, ASM2296580v1 ctg567_ERROPOS1600000+, whole genome shotgun sequence window:
- the LOC140821443 gene encoding uncharacterized protein yields the protein MKLVFMLSVIFFFKRKFRTSELSSSFGTICVIFVGYLQIFKGSKVWKAIVDHAHTCIIDDKKIYLYSSPSKFNFVVAFDVVGQLMGIVRNSNYVHLDNLSEVEQASARESLLLAFENRKDITFVDDETSLVHQFPYESHDICVATDSVRNDAYATIEPDTSSPTIGPFMCPSSNFSYIGSEKMQQIRDPSLPVPDQGPNSSPIALGSNQAFCAITYQGPIRSPNDLGFYPSCHPSLTVPDQGPVYSPTHQALSDMLTNPNYLFEHLVDRESVVSLFFHHDTNHSETCVESCSVQQSNAGSIRFFAVVGLTMWVSRVRKRVMDLCDFNVQKRQRIG from the exons atgaaGTTGGTGTTTATGTTATCtgtcattttctttttcaaaaggAAATTTCGCACATCTGAACTGTCTTCATCCTTTGGCACGATCTGTGTAATCTTTGTGGGATATCTACAGATTTTCAAAGGTTCTAAGGTGTGGAAGGCCATAGTGGACCATGCTCATACATGCATTATTGATGATAAAAAGATCTATTTGTATAGCTCTCCttctaaatttaattttgttgtGGCATTTGATGTTGTTGGCCAATTAATGGGGATAGTCCGCAACTCCAATTATGTTCATCTTGACAATCTATCTGAAGTTGAACAG GCTAGTGCACGGGAGTCGCTTTTACTTGCATTTGAAAATCGAAAGGACATAACCTTTGTTGATGATGAAACTTCTCTTGTGCATCAATTTCCTTATGAATCCCATGACATTTGTGTTGCCACAGACTCTGTACGTAATGATGCATATGCTACAATAGAACCAGATACTTCATCTCCGACAATCGGTCCTTTTATGTGTCCTTCAAGCAATTTTAGCTATATTGGCTCAGAAAAAATGCAACAAATACGTGATCCATCTTTGCCAGTGCCTGATCAGGGCCCAAATTCTTCACCGATTGCTCTTGGTTCTAATCAGGCGTTTTGTGCTATCACTTACCAGGGTCCAATTCGTTCACCAAATGATCTTGGCTTCTATCCCTCGTGTCATCCATCTTTGACTGTCCCGGATCAAGGCCCAGTTTATTCACCGACCCATCAGGCCTTAAGTGACATGTTAACTAATccaaattatttatttgaacaTCTTGTTGACCGTGAGAGTGTGGTATCTCTTTTTTTCCACCATGACACTAACCATTCTGAAACTTGCGTTGAATCATGTTCTGTTCAACAAAGTAATGCTGGCAGTATCCGCTTCTTTGCGGTTGTGGGTCTCACGATGTGGGTGTCTCGGGTTAGAAAAAGGGTTATGGATTTGTGTGATTTTAATGTTCAGAAGAGGCAGAGGATTGGTTAA